The Streptomyces nitrosporeus genome includes a window with the following:
- a CDS encoding YdbC family protein, translating into MLVKWIRCTVVDRPGFERGQRRWTELLGRPGFQGQGGGWSRVLPDVAHVFAFWENRVFYDSFMADGHDRLAGAQSGTCAEVQVKLFEHRFDVKTGFEPDFTDADVVRVAHSRVREDRADHFALMQQKVWNPAMAGSPGMLRGLFGQAPGPEFLVLSMWRSEAERGKYRPRSAARLAERAETERDVERLDGDAVRIEDAWTVRPDGGGRR; encoded by the coding sequence GTGCTGGTCAAGTGGATTCGCTGCACCGTGGTCGACCGTCCTGGATTCGAACGGGGGCAGCGCAGGTGGACCGAGCTGCTCGGCCGGCCCGGCTTCCAGGGACAGGGAGGCGGGTGGAGCCGGGTGCTCCCCGATGTCGCCCATGTCTTCGCGTTCTGGGAGAACCGGGTCTTCTACGACTCGTTCATGGCCGACGGCCACGACCGGCTGGCCGGTGCGCAGTCCGGCACCTGTGCGGAGGTCCAGGTCAAGCTGTTCGAGCACCGCTTCGACGTGAAGACCGGCTTCGAGCCGGACTTCACCGACGCCGACGTGGTCAGAGTGGCCCACAGCCGGGTGCGCGAGGACCGGGCCGACCACTTCGCCCTCATGCAGCAGAAGGTCTGGAATCCGGCCATGGCGGGTTCCCCCGGGATGCTGCGCGGGCTCTTCGGGCAGGCCCCGGGGCCGGAGTTCCTGGTGCTCTCCATGTGGCGGTCCGAGGCCGAGCGGGGGAAGTACCGGCCCCGCAGCGCGGCCCGGCTCGCCGAACGCGCGGAGACCGAACGCGACGTCGAGAGGCTGGACGGCGACGCGGTGCGGATCGAGGACGCCTGGACGGTCCGGCCGGACGGCGGCGGCCGCCGCTGA